The sequence CAAAGTGGGTACCTAGAGTCGGTGGAGTACTCGTAGAGCTTGCCCTTGGTGGAGAACACCATGACGGCGACCTCGGCGTCGCAGAGCACCGAGATCTCGTGGGCCTTCTTGAGCAGCCCCGATCTGCGCTTGGAGAACGTGACCTGCCGATTGATCTTGTTCTCGATCCGCTTCAGCTGCACCCTCCCCCTCCCCATCTCCCCTCTCCAATCCGATTCCCAACCCCGCCCCCTTCAATAAACCTGACTCGACGACCACAAAAGCGACGCCCGTGGAAGAGAGGaggcacctcttcttcttcttcttgcagtCCGCCCTTTGTCGCCGCTCCTTATCATCGTTTCCTTGCCTTCTCGTTATATATAGAGGAGGATGAGCAGGCGAGCGAGTCCAAAACGCGGTGGTCGAAAGCGGTTTTGAAAACCGGGGTAGTTTCGGGTCATACGTTGTCGCTTCCTGAGTGGCGGATATGTCTGGGGCCCGCTCATGGCGCTCTCCGATTGGACGAGGCAGTTGTCCGTTCGTTATTTGGGTCCGGCTTCACCCGGGTCCGGCGCGTACGAAAAGGGAACGGCTCGGTGAAACGGATTCCTGGACCGAAGCAATCGATGGCCCACGAATAGTCTTGGAACCTACAGTTTCTGGGACCGGAGGGTCCCACCTGGGTCGAATAAAACGCTTATACCCACGCGCTACACGAACGCGTTGGGTAGACAAACAAACGAAAAAGGATCCTCCTGGCTCGTGGGATCCACATGTGGGAACCACTAAGGCGGCCTCCGTTTCTGCAATCACATGTGGTAACCACCACGGAGGCCACATGTGGACGTCCGAATCTTGCGGGGAAAACCGCGTAAACGCTACGCGTAAGAAGTCCCCGTGGCTTTACGTATGGTCTCCGCATCGCGTTCGTCATTCATGTGGGTCGCGACTAGCTTCCTAACGCATGGATCGCGATCAAGGTGCGTGTCACCATCGGAGGAGGGGATCCTAACTCGACGCAATCCCACTTGACCCTTCGGAGACTAATCCGTCGGTGCATCTCATCGTTCCTATGCGCGCCATGTCCTTTTCCACGCATCACCGGTATGCATTCGGAGGGAGAGAGGGGTGGAGCGAGCAAGCGAGCGATGGTGGACGCACGCCAGGTGCTCGAAGCTTTGCCTCGCGGGAGAGCTGGATGGTACGTACTGTGAATGTTTGGTTCCATCGAAGGCGGGGCCGCCACCTGAGGCAAATGCATGCAAGTTGGCCGGATTCAACACTGAGAGAGACTGCTGCACCCGTGTGGCATCGAAACGTGGCTCTTCGTCGCACTTTGCCAGTACGAAGGTGACCGACTGTAAGCAGCATGCTTGTCCTCATCAAGCTCCTCTTCTTCTGTTGCTTGCTATTCTCCGACCCTCACAACGGGGAACTTGCAACTCACGCGAACTCCGAGTGTTACCCTCTTTCCGACTGATATTTAGATCATAGCATGCATATTTAAGTTTGTCGTAAAGAGACATCTTGAGCAATCACATCTCTCCTCCATCGCAGACTATGTGGCTAGTGATGCAGCCAAGAAAGATTGGCAATCTTGAGCATGCCAAGATCAGGTTCTGTCATCAAGTCCTGTCAAAAAGGTTGCCAAGATTCTTGAGAATGCGTCCAAAGTATAATGGGTGTACAAAGTTATCACCTAGCTCATTCCTAGCCTGGTGTATCATCCATAGACATATGGGGGTCATAATTAGCTACTGTGACTACAGCATTGAGTTTGGTGGAAGCCTCAGTCATCATCCCTCTATGCCTACCTTCTGCTCTATGTTTTCTGTATCATTCTTTGGTCTACTTCTCCTTGACACATTCTTTTGCACCAACCTAGTCCTTTATTTGCTCTGCTATTTGTTGACACTCCTCGAGTAGGGATTGGATCACAAGGATTACCTTATCtagatagcaaatgaaacatccaCATCAGGATGTTACAAGTGAGATTTGCACTGGAACTAGTAGTGCAATTAACATTTATTTGACTacaaaatcaaatgagaaaattaGTCTGATGGACAAGCCACTCATTTTGCTGAATTCCTTTTCCTTTATTCTCACTTTAATCATAGAGAAACAGTTCCTGTGAATTCACTTGGCAGAATCAGATATGGCTTGGGCTTTTGTAGAAATGAACGCAATGCTACTGTTCCCGAATGCTATTGGTTTGGTGTCTTTATTGAAGTGGCCACAGTAGGAAGATAAGCAAGCACCAAATCTACTAGTTTGGAAGCACATAACAGGTGTTCTACCTGTAACGTGGACTAAACTGGACTGACCATTACACAAGAAAGCAAGGTTGCAGCATCAAATGGTTATCACAGGAAAATGCAGCCATCAAAAAGTCACCGGGCATTAGGTTTGTGCCTCTCTTAGAGCGAGGAATGACTTGGGCAGATGTCAACTGAGGTGAAGAACAGAAGGAACAATGAGTAAGAGGGTTATGTATCTCCGTGTCGTTTGATTCGCCGACGATGAACCGACAATGTTACGAAAGGAAGACTCAGAAGTGATAGTGTGTTGATATATACATGCTTCTGCGGAAACAGTCTATCCAAGTTGATGATAGGGTTTTCCTTAACCTAAAGGATCAGCTACAGTTTGAAGAAGCAGTAGCTGCCATTCAGAACATAATACGTATGCGCTCTCACATGCATTTTGTCTCTCTAATGTCTTGTATGATGCCTTCCTTATTAACGATTAAGAATTGACTCTTAGCAAAATCAATACTGCCCTTCTCGAAGAGAGATCCATTGTACTTATGCCCTTGAATTTATGTCGTACATACATAAGCATCTCTCTCTTTGATTCACTACTAATTGCATAGATATAAGACGCATGAAGCTAAACAGAAGACATACCACATCATTGAGATCTTCCTTACTGAAGGTTTAAGATGGATTCCACAAAATTTAAAGCACATCACTACGAAAGAGATCGATGCATCAGCGACGAAATCACACCTGCACTGCAAGACCATTGCTTCTTTCCTGCACCATCAGATCCGAGGAAAGGGACGATTCAACTTGTGTAGAAGACATGATGATTTCCTTTTGAAGAGGTAGGAATGTTTACTACCTGAGGAAAGACGGTCGATCCTTACTTCTCCATTGTTAAAGTGAAACATTAGCTGAGTTGCGAGGATCACATTTAGCCCACTGCAATAGACATCAAACAAGAACAAGCTATGTTTATGATTGTTAGCTGAGGAGATGAGCTACTAGGTTGATCTCGTACATTCTTTGCAGCCATGCTAAATGCCTCTCGGTGTGGAATGTCAGGTTTGGCTGCCTTGATTCTTTGTATTTCCTCTCTGACATTGAAGTGTGTTATCAGAtcaagcagcaacaacaacatgaATGAAAGATCTAGTCATAGAAAACAGGCTAAGGGTTTTAGAGAGAGGTCAAGCTTTATGGAAGATCAAAATGCTGACACTAGCACTGTAGAGGTGCATGGGAGTAGTAACATTCAGTGAAGAATGGCAGCAAAAGTGACAAGCATAATGTTTGCTCTTTACCTCATGAAGTGGTTGTAAGCTGATGGAGCTCTGTGTTTCTTTGGTACTGTGATCAACAAATAAGTTCCAGACGTGAGAGTCGTGAAGCAAAACAAGCATGGAACATGGTTACGAGGCATGCTTTCTTGAACTGTTCACCTGAAGATGATGATCGCAGAGATGGTGGCTCCATCATTAAACCAGTGCAAGGACCCTGATTCAGGAAAAAGGCATGTGAGATTAAACACTCC comes from Musa acuminata AAA Group cultivar baxijiao chromosome BXJ3-3, Cavendish_Baxijiao_AAA, whole genome shotgun sequence and encodes:
- the LOC135633223 gene encoding protein DROOPING LEAF-like; this encodes MDSVTVHCGHCNHLSFLNPRDVIQCLCPAVPQMGFQVHFPGPCTGLMMEPPSLRSSSSVPKKHRAPSAYNHFMREEIQRIKAAKPDIPHREAFSMAAKNWAKCDPRNSANVSL